A DNA window from Staphylococcus warneri contains the following coding sequences:
- a CDS encoding Stp1/IreP family PP2C-type Ser/Thr phosphatase, with translation MLNAQFFTDTGQHRDKNEDAGGIFYNQTNQQMLVLCDGMGGHRAGEIASQFVTYELQKRFESENLIEEHQAEEWLRTNIKDINFDLYNYAQENPNYYGMGTTCVCALVFDKSVVVANVGDSRAYVINSRQIDQITSDHSFVNHLVMTGQITEEEAYRHPQRNIITKVMGTDKRVSPDLFIKRLKFYDFLLLCSDGLTDYVRNEEIQEELKQDASLEEHGERIMRVAFAHDSKDNISFILSAIEGDRV, from the coding sequence ATGCTAAATGCACAATTTTTCACTGATACTGGACAACATAGAGATAAGAATGAAGATGCAGGTGGTATTTTTTATAACCAAACCAACCAACAAATGTTAGTATTGTGTGATGGTATGGGTGGTCATAGAGCTGGTGAAATTGCAAGTCAGTTTGTTACTTATGAACTACAAAAACGTTTTGAATCAGAAAACTTAATCGAAGAACATCAAGCTGAAGAATGGTTGCGTACAAATATTAAAGATATCAATTTTGATTTGTACAATTATGCCCAAGAAAACCCTAATTATTATGGTATGGGAACGACTTGTGTTTGTGCATTAGTATTTGATAAATCAGTTGTCGTTGCCAATGTGGGTGATTCTCGTGCATACGTTATAAACAGTAGACAAATCGATCAAATTACGAGTGATCACTCATTTGTTAATCATTTAGTGATGACAGGTCAAATCACAGAAGAAGAAGCTTACCGTCACCCACAAAGAAATATTATTACAAAAGTCATGGGCACTGATAAACGAGTATCACCAGATTTATTTATTAAGCGTTTAAAATTTTATGATTTCTTATTATTATGCTCTGATGGATTAACAGATTATGTTAGAAATGAAGAAATTCAAGAGGAATTAAAACAAGACGCATCATTAGAAGAGCATGGTGAACGAATTATGCGTGTCGCATTCGCACATGATTCAAAAGATAATATCAGTTTTATCTTATCAGCTATCGAGGGTGATAGAGTATGA
- the pknB gene encoding Stk1 family PASTA domain-containing Ser/Thr kinase — MIDKLINERYKVIDKLGGGGMSIVYLAEDLILKRKVAIKAISIPPREKEETLRRFEREVHNSSQLAHKNIVSMYDVAEEDDCYFLVMEYIEGPTLSEYIQNHGPLSLETAIQFTQQILEGIKHAHDNRIVHRDIKPQNILIDKNKTLKIFDFGIAKAISETSLTQTNHVLGTVQYLSPEQAKGESTNEGTDIYSIGIVLYEMLVGEPPFNGETAVSIAIKHIQDTIPNITTEKREEVPQALSNVVLKATEKDRADRYRTIQQMRDDLSSVLHENRSNEEKYELDQTKTKTMAFSKDEISKKIDDTPKEKNIEETMQIPIMDQPVNHQQFQSMESPIYEPPRKKSSKKKKFLFAFIFALLLIGLIAFVSMAVFGSKYEEMPDISGKTEKQTEKILKNHHLKIGDISRDYSDKYPENQVIKSRPGKGERVERGDKIDIVLSKGPEMVKMPSVVGLSKNEALNKLEKVGLKDVAVEQTYNANTPKGYIANQNVAANKQVKLNDHNIKIYESLGVRQVYVSNYENKSYSTAKKALESKGFKVKVSETYSDSVKKNNVISQSPKSKSIDEGSTISLVVSKGKESDSDDEKSKDDDSDDASSKDVKNYNESVEVPYSGKKGKSQKVEVYIRDKDNDGSKATQSFEIKDNKSINIPMKIQKGKTAGYTIRVDNKVVADKDVGYDD, encoded by the coding sequence ATGATTGATAAACTCATCAATGAACGCTACAAAGTCATCGATAAACTAGGCGGAGGTGGCATGAGCATTGTCTATCTTGCCGAAGATCTTATTCTTAAGCGCAAGGTCGCTATCAAAGCAATTTCCATACCTCCGAGAGAAAAGGAAGAAACACTGCGTCGATTTGAAAGAGAAGTTCATAATTCATCACAATTAGCACATAAAAATATTGTGAGCATGTATGATGTAGCCGAAGAGGATGACTGTTACTTTTTAGTGATGGAATATATTGAAGGGCCAACATTGTCTGAATATATTCAAAATCATGGACCTTTAAGTTTAGAAACCGCAATCCAATTTACACAACAGATACTTGAAGGTATCAAACATGCACATGATAATAGAATTGTACATAGAGATATTAAACCGCAAAATATTCTCATAGATAAAAATAAAACACTTAAAATCTTTGATTTTGGGATTGCTAAAGCCATAAGTGAAACGTCATTGACCCAAACAAACCATGTGCTCGGTACGGTACAGTATTTATCACCCGAACAAGCTAAAGGCGAATCAACTAACGAAGGTACTGATATTTATTCAATAGGTATTGTACTCTATGAAATGCTTGTTGGTGAACCACCATTTAATGGTGAAACAGCAGTAAGTATTGCCATTAAACACATTCAAGACACGATTCCCAATATCACTACTGAAAAGCGTGAAGAGGTACCACAAGCATTGAGTAACGTTGTACTTAAAGCAACTGAAAAAGATAGAGCTGATAGATATCGTACCATTCAACAAATGCGCGATGATTTAAGTAGTGTACTACACGAAAATCGTTCGAATGAAGAAAAATATGAGTTAGATCAAACGAAAACAAAGACAATGGCATTTTCAAAAGATGAGATTTCTAAAAAAATTGATGATACACCAAAAGAAAAAAATATCGAAGAGACAATGCAAATTCCAATTATGGATCAACCAGTCAATCATCAACAATTTCAAAGTATGGAGAGCCCAATTTATGAGCCACCTCGTAAAAAAAGCTCTAAGAAAAAGAAGTTTTTATTTGCGTTTATTTTTGCTTTATTGTTGATTGGTTTGATTGCCTTTGTCAGCATGGCTGTATTCGGTAGTAAATATGAGGAAATGCCAGATATATCAGGCAAAACTGAAAAGCAAACTGAGAAAATATTAAAAAATCATCATTTAAAAATTGGAGACATTTCAAGAGATTATAGTGATAAATATCCTGAAAACCAAGTGATTAAGTCACGACCAGGTAAGGGTGAACGTGTAGAACGTGGTGACAAAATTGATATTGTTTTATCAAAAGGCCCTGAAATGGTCAAAATGCCAAGTGTCGTTGGATTATCAAAAAATGAAGCACTGAATAAACTTGAAAAAGTAGGACTTAAAGATGTTGCAGTTGAACAAACCTATAATGCAAATACGCCAAAAGGTTATATTGCAAACCAAAATGTTGCTGCTAATAAACAAGTAAAATTAAATGATCATAATATAAAAATTTATGAATCATTGGGTGTTAGACAAGTTTACGTTAGTAATTATGAAAATAAATCATATTCTACAGCTAAAAAAGCACTTGAATCAAAAGGATTTAAAGTTAAAGTTTCTGAAACGTATAGTGATAGTGTCAAAAAGAACAATGTTATCTCACAATCACCTAAGAGTAAATCCATTGATGAAGGTTCTACAATTTCATTAGTGGTTTCAAAAGGTAAAGAGTCAGATTCGGATGACGAAAAATCTAAGGACGATGATTCGGATGACGCTTCATCCAAAGACGTAAAAAATTATAATGAATCTGTTGAAGTACCTTACTCTGGTAAAAAAGGGAAAAGTCAAAAAGTAGAAGTTTATATTCGAGATAAAGATAATGATGGTTCTAAGGCTACACAATCTTTTGAAATTAAAGATAATAAATCTATCAATATTCCAATGAAAATCCAAAAAGGTAAAACTGCTGGTTATACTATCAGAGTAGATAATAAAGTAGTTGCTGATAAAGATGTAGGGTATGATGATTAA
- the rlmN gene encoding 23S rRNA (adenine(2503)-C(2))-methyltransferase RlmN: protein MITDKKKKKNKFLPDFEKQSIYSLRYDEMQNWLIEHGQQKFRAKQIFEWLYQKRVDSIDEMTNLSKDLRQLLKDNFAMTTLTTVVKQESRDGTIKFLFELQDGYTIETVLMRHEYGNSVCVTTQVGCRIGCTFCASTLGGLKRNLEAGEIVSQVLTVQKALDETEERVSQIVIMGIGEPFENYDEMMDFLRIVNDDNSLNIGARHITVSTSGIIPRIYDFAEEDIQINFAVSLHGAKDEVRSRLMPINRAYNVEKLMEAIEYYQEKTNRRITFEYGLFGGVNDQLEHARDLAHLIKGLNCHVNLIPVNHVPERNYVKTPKDDIFKFEKELKRLGINATIRREQGSDIDAACGQLRAKERQVETR, encoded by the coding sequence ATGATTACTGATAAAAAGAAAAAGAAAAATAAATTCCTTCCTGATTTTGAGAAGCAGTCTATTTATTCATTAAGATACGATGAAATGCAAAATTGGCTTATCGAACATGGCCAACAAAAGTTCAGAGCAAAACAAATATTTGAATGGTTATACCAAAAACGTGTTGATAGCATTGATGAAATGACAAATTTATCAAAAGATTTAAGACAACTTTTAAAAGATAATTTTGCTATGACAACACTAACAACAGTGGTTAAACAAGAAAGTAGAGACGGTACAATTAAATTCTTATTTGAATTGCAAGATGGCTATACAATTGAAACGGTATTAATGCGTCATGAATATGGGAATTCTGTATGTGTAACAACACAAGTAGGTTGTCGTATTGGTTGTACATTCTGTGCCTCAACATTAGGTGGATTAAAGCGTAATTTAGAAGCTGGTGAAATTGTGTCACAGGTACTTACGGTACAAAAGGCTTTAGATGAAACAGAAGAACGCGTTTCTCAAATTGTTATTATGGGTATCGGCGAACCATTTGAAAATTATGATGAAATGATGGATTTCTTACGTATTGTCAATGATGACAATAGTTTAAATATTGGTGCACGTCATATAACTGTATCAACATCAGGTATTATTCCTAGAATCTATGATTTTGCAGAAGAAGATATTCAAATTAACTTTGCCGTAAGTTTACATGGTGCCAAAGATGAAGTGCGTTCAAGATTAATGCCAATTAACAGAGCGTATAATGTTGAAAAGTTAATGGAAGCAATTGAATATTATCAAGAGAAGACGAATCGTCGAATTACATTTGAATATGGATTATTCGGTGGTGTTAATGATCAATTGGAACATGCAAGAGATCTAGCACATCTTATTAAAGGGTTAAATTGTCACGTAAATTTAATTCCTGTAAACCATGTTCCTGAAAGGAATTATGTTAAAACACCTAAAGATGACATTTTTAAATTTGAAAAAGAGTTAAAACGTTTAGGAATCAATGCTACAATAAGACGTGAACAAGGGTCAGATATTGATGCAGCATGTGGTCAATTAAGAGCGAAGGAACGACAAGTAGAAACGAGGTAA
- the rsgA gene encoding ribosome small subunit-dependent GTPase A produces MKTGRIVKLISGVYQVDVNGTRFNTKPRGLFRKKKFSPIVGDIVDFDVQNETEGYIQHVHERGNALKRPPVSNIDTLVIVMSAVEPQFSTQLLDRFLVIAHSYGLEARILVTKKDMADDNQIEKINSYLAIYEEIGYPTQFVGINDDQHALVEEWGEGLIVLSGQSGVGKSTFLNRFKPELNLDTNDISKSLNRGKHTTRHVELHETVNGFIADTPGFSALDFDHIDKDELKDYFIEIAQYGEECKFRNCNHLKEPKCNVKEELDVGNIAQFRYEHYLQLFNEISERKVRY; encoded by the coding sequence TTGAAGACTGGTCGAATTGTAAAATTGATAAGTGGTGTTTATCAAGTTGATGTGAACGGCACTAGGTTTAATACCAAGCCTCGTGGCTTATTTAGAAAAAAGAAATTTTCACCAATTGTTGGCGATATCGTTGACTTTGATGTTCAAAATGAAACGGAAGGTTACATCCAGCATGTTCATGAAAGAGGGAATGCTTTAAAACGACCACCTGTCAGTAATATTGATACATTAGTAATAGTCATGAGTGCTGTTGAACCACAGTTTTCTACCCAATTGTTAGATAGATTCTTAGTCATAGCACATTCATATGGTTTAGAAGCTAGAATTTTAGTTACCAAAAAAGATATGGCTGACGACAATCAAATTGAAAAAATTAATAGTTATTTAGCTATATATGAAGAAATAGGTTATCCAACTCAATTCGTTGGTATCAATGATGATCAACATGCTTTGGTAGAAGAATGGGGAGAAGGTTTAATTGTATTAAGTGGTCAATCGGGCGTTGGTAAATCAACATTTTTAAATCGATTTAAACCTGAACTAAATCTTGATACTAATGATATTTCAAAATCTTTGAATCGTGGTAAACATACAACAAGACATGTTGAATTACATGAAACAGTCAATGGTTTTATTGCAGATACACCAGGGTTTAGTGCATTAGATTTTGATCATATTGATAAAGATGAACTTAAAGATTACTTTATCGAAATTGCACAATATGGAGAAGAATGTAAGTTCCGTAATTGTAATCATTTGAAGGAACCCAAATGTAATGTCAAAGAAGAATTAGATGTAGGGAATATTGCTCAATTTAGATATGAACATTATTTACAGTTATTCAATGAAATTTCAGAAAGAAAGGTACGATATTAA
- the rpe gene encoding ribulose-phosphate 3-epimerase, with protein sequence MTKVLPSLLSVDFLNLKDELVKLEEAGVDGLHFDVMDGQFVPNISIGIPILDAVRQQSKLPIDVHLMIENPEQYIELFADHGADLISVHLEATAHIHRAIEQIKNKGKKAGVVINPGTPVSQILPIINTVDYVLIMTVNPGFGGQSFIEDCVDKVLELNTLKNEKQLTFDIEVDGGINAETAEVCVKNGATMLVTGSYFFKQDDYQAVTQKLKG encoded by the coding sequence ATGACAAAAGTATTACCTTCATTATTATCAGTAGATTTTTTAAATTTAAAGGATGAATTAGTTAAGCTTGAAGAAGCAGGTGTAGATGGCTTACATTTTGATGTGATGGATGGACAATTTGTGCCCAATATTTCTATTGGCATACCTATCTTAGACGCAGTTCGACAACAATCAAAGTTACCAATTGATGTTCATTTGATGATTGAAAATCCAGAACAATATATCGAATTATTTGCAGATCATGGTGCAGATTTAATATCTGTTCATTTGGAAGCGACTGCACATATCCACAGAGCTATCGAACAAATTAAAAACAAAGGCAAGAAGGCTGGCGTAGTGATCAATCCAGGAACACCAGTTAGCCAAATTTTACCTATTATCAATACAGTAGACTACGTTTTAATTATGACAGTAAACCCTGGATTTGGCGGTCAATCATTTATTGAAGATTGCGTGGATAAAGTACTGGAATTAAATACTTTGAAAAATGAGAAGCAACTTACTTTTGATATTGAAGTTGATGGTGGAATTAATGCAGAGACTGCCGAAGTTTGCGTTAAAAATGGAGCTACGATGTTAGTGACAGGTTCATACTTCTTCAAACAAGATGATTATCAAGCAGTTACACAAAAGTTAAAGGGCTGA